A single Micromonospora luteifusca DNA region contains:
- a CDS encoding S9 family peptidase, translating into MTTETAPPAAKRVPSERTHHGDTVIDEYAWLAAKDDPETIAYLTAENEYTDARTAHLATLREELFEETRRRTRETDLSVPTRKGGHWYYTRTVEGQQYGVQCRRAVRDGETDPPVSADGAPLDGEEVLLDGNLLAEGHDFFSLGAFDVSPDGRWLAYSTDFSGDERFTLRVKDLTTGELLPDEVPDTFYGTAWSTDASVLFYVTVDDAWRPNRVWRHTLGSAAAEDVVVHQEDDERFWVGVELTRSEKFILIDVHSKVTSEVLVIPAGNPTGAPAVIAPRRQGIEYAVEHHGHRFLILHNDGAEDFALAFTSADAPGDWVPLIEHSPGTRLEAVDAFANHLVVSLRTEGLTGLRVLPVGSDDGHDIDFPEPLYSVGLDANPEYRTGQVRLRYSSLITPDSVYDYDLVTRQMVLRKQKPVLPGPDGRPFDPSEYEQHRDWALADDGTRVPISLVSRVGTPRDGSAPCELYGYGSYEASMDPWFSVARLSLLDRGVVFAVAHTRGGGELGRRWYDQGKLLAKKNTFTDFVACARHLVKAGWTASDRLVARGASAGGLLMGAVANLAPDAFTGIVAQVPFVDALTSILDPSLPLTVTEWEEWGNPLEDPEVYAYMKSYTPYENVAAVDYPAILAVTSLNDTRVLYSEPAKWVARLRATAPEGDYLLKTEMGAGHGGPSGRYDAWREEAFINAWILDRIGRA; encoded by the coding sequence GTGACCACCGAGACTGCCCCGCCCGCGGCGAAGCGGGTGCCCAGCGAGCGCACCCACCACGGCGACACCGTCATCGACGAGTACGCGTGGCTCGCCGCCAAGGACGACCCGGAGACGATCGCCTACCTGACCGCCGAGAACGAGTACACCGACGCGCGTACGGCGCACCTGGCCACGCTGCGCGAGGAGCTGTTCGAGGAGACCCGCCGACGGACCAGGGAGACCGACCTGTCCGTGCCGACCCGCAAGGGCGGTCACTGGTACTACACCCGGACGGTCGAGGGCCAGCAGTACGGGGTGCAGTGCCGACGCGCGGTCCGTGACGGGGAGACCGACCCACCGGTCAGCGCGGACGGTGCCCCGCTCGACGGCGAGGAGGTGCTGCTCGACGGCAACCTGCTGGCCGAGGGGCACGACTTCTTCTCACTCGGCGCGTTCGACGTCAGCCCCGACGGTCGCTGGCTGGCGTACTCCACCGACTTCTCCGGCGACGAGCGGTTCACCCTGCGCGTGAAGGACCTGACCACCGGCGAGTTGCTGCCGGACGAGGTCCCGGACACGTTCTACGGGACCGCCTGGTCAACCGACGCCTCGGTGCTGTTCTACGTGACGGTGGACGACGCCTGGCGACCGAACCGGGTCTGGCGGCACACCCTCGGTTCGGCCGCCGCCGAGGACGTGGTGGTCCACCAGGAGGACGACGAGCGGTTCTGGGTGGGCGTGGAGCTGACCCGGTCGGAGAAGTTCATCCTGATCGACGTCCACAGCAAGGTGACCAGTGAGGTGCTGGTGATCCCCGCCGGCAACCCGACCGGCGCGCCCGCCGTGATCGCGCCGCGCCGGCAGGGCATCGAGTACGCCGTGGAGCACCACGGCCACCGCTTCCTGATCCTGCACAACGACGGCGCCGAGGACTTCGCACTGGCGTTCACCTCGGCGGACGCGCCGGGCGACTGGGTGCCGCTGATCGAGCACAGCCCCGGCACCCGACTGGAGGCCGTGGACGCCTTCGCGAACCACCTGGTGGTGTCGCTGCGCACCGAAGGGCTCACCGGGCTGCGCGTGCTGCCGGTGGGCAGCGACGACGGCCACGACATCGACTTCCCCGAGCCGCTGTACAGCGTCGGGCTGGACGCCAATCCCGAATACCGCACCGGGCAGGTCCGGCTGCGCTACTCCTCGCTGATCACCCCGGACTCCGTCTACGACTATGACCTGGTCACCCGGCAGATGGTGCTGCGCAAGCAGAAGCCGGTGCTGCCCGGCCCGGACGGGCGGCCGTTCGACCCGTCCGAGTACGAGCAGCACCGTGACTGGGCGCTCGCCGACGACGGCACGCGAGTGCCGATCTCATTGGTCTCCCGGGTCGGCACACCGCGGGACGGCTCCGCGCCGTGCGAGCTCTACGGCTACGGCTCGTACGAGGCCAGCATGGACCCGTGGTTCTCGGTGGCCCGACTGTCGCTGCTGGACCGGGGCGTGGTCTTCGCCGTGGCGCACACCCGGGGCGGCGGTGAGCTGGGTCGGCGTTGGTACGACCAGGGCAAGCTGCTGGCCAAGAAGAACACCTTCACCGACTTCGTCGCCTGCGCCCGACACCTGGTCAAGGCCGGCTGGACGGCCAGCGACCGGCTGGTCGCCCGGGGGGCCTCGGCCGGCGGCCTGCTGATGGGCGCGGTGGCCAACCTGGCACCGGACGCGTTCACCGGCATCGTCGCGCAGGTGCCGTTCGTGGACGCGCTCACGTCGATCCTCGACCCGTCGCTGCCGCTGACCGTCACCGAGTGGGAGGAGTGGGGCAACCCGCTGGAGGACCCCGAGGTGTACGCGTACATGAAGTCCTACACGCCGTACGAGAACGTGGCAGCGGTGGACTACCCGGCGATCCTCGCGGTGACCAGCCTCAACGACACGCGGGTGCTCTATTCGGAGCCGGCGAAGTGGGTCGCGCGGCTGCGGGCGACCGCCCCGGAGGGCGACTACCTGCTCAAGACCGAGATGGGTGCCGGGCACGGTGGCCCGAGCGGCCGCTACGACGCCTGGCGTGAGGAGGCGTTCATCAACGCCTGGATCCTGGACCGCATCGGCCGCGCCTGA
- a CDS encoding bifunctional polysaccharide deacetylase/glycosyltransferase family 2 protein: MMARHVARRDPRAHWLLLLLGLLLLLAALTVNGLVSGLGGGSGTPAADGRPAPDVPATVGSGGPVLRLDRAEPVSRALPDRTIALTFDDGPDPRWTPQVLDVLRRHGAHATFFVVGARVNEHPELVRRILAEGHEIGSHTFTHADLAEVSPWRRDLELSLTRKAVAAATGREVALFRPPFSSVPTALTGSEYAALRAAAGSGHVAVLADLDTRDWQRPGTDQIVRAATPKRGRGAVVLMHDGGGDRTQTLAALDRLLPALGDQGYRFTTVSAGIDASPSMVPARAGARLSGTALRWTQTGARWSADVMNLLLATALALGVARLAVQVFCAQRHVRRVRRPRRDRPEVRVPVSVIVPAYNEAANIAATVRSLVASAYPALEVIVVDDGSDDGTADIVERMRLRGVRVIRQANAGKPAALNTGIRAARANLLVLVDGDTVFQSDTVHRLVQGFADPSVGAISGNTKVANRRRLLGRWQHLEYVIGFNLDRRMYDVLECMPTIPGAIGAFRREVLLRVGGVPSDTLAEDTDLTMKVLRAGWRVVYEESAIAWTEAPSSLRQLWRQRYRWCYGTMQAMWKHRHALRESGAGGKLGRRGLPYLTVFQIVLPLTAPAVDVFAVYGLLFLPWSSLALAWAGLLLLQAATAGYALRLDRERYGPLWALPLQQLVYRQLMYLVVVQSVVTALIGNRLRWQRMVRTGEAAALVGAGRG, from the coding sequence ATGATGGCGAGACACGTGGCCCGGCGCGACCCTCGGGCACACTGGCTGCTGCTACTGCTCGGGCTGCTCCTGCTGCTGGCGGCGCTCACCGTCAACGGCCTGGTCAGCGGCCTTGGCGGTGGCTCGGGCACCCCCGCCGCCGACGGTCGGCCCGCGCCAGACGTTCCGGCTACCGTCGGCTCGGGCGGTCCGGTGCTGCGGCTGGATCGGGCCGAACCGGTCAGCCGGGCCCTGCCGGACCGCACCATCGCGCTGACCTTCGACGACGGGCCGGACCCGCGCTGGACCCCGCAGGTCCTCGACGTGTTGCGCCGGCACGGCGCGCACGCCACCTTCTTCGTGGTGGGTGCCCGGGTCAACGAGCATCCCGAGTTGGTCCGGCGGATCCTCGCCGAGGGCCACGAGATCGGGTCGCACACCTTCACACACGCCGACCTTGCCGAGGTGTCGCCGTGGCGGCGCGACCTCGAACTGTCGCTGACCCGCAAGGCGGTCGCCGCGGCCACCGGCCGGGAGGTCGCCCTGTTCCGCCCGCCGTTCTCCTCGGTGCCGACCGCGCTGACCGGCTCGGAGTACGCCGCCCTGCGCGCCGCCGCCGGTAGTGGGCACGTCGCGGTGCTCGCCGACCTGGACACCAGGGACTGGCAGCGCCCCGGCACCGATCAGATCGTGCGGGCGGCCACCCCGAAACGGGGACGGGGCGCGGTGGTGCTGATGCACGACGGTGGCGGTGACCGCACGCAGACTCTCGCCGCGCTGGACCGGCTCCTGCCCGCGCTCGGCGACCAGGGCTACCGGTTCACCACCGTCTCCGCCGGCATCGATGCCTCGCCGTCGATGGTCCCGGCGCGCGCTGGTGCCCGACTGAGCGGTACCGCGCTGCGCTGGACCCAGACCGGCGCGCGCTGGTCCGCCGACGTGATGAACCTGCTGCTGGCCACCGCGCTCGCGCTCGGGGTGGCACGTCTGGCGGTGCAGGTGTTCTGCGCCCAGCGGCACGTCCGCCGGGTCCGCCGGCCCCGCCGCGACAGGCCCGAGGTGCGGGTACCGGTCTCGGTGATTGTGCCCGCGTACAACGAGGCGGCGAACATTGCCGCCACGGTCCGTTCCCTGGTGGCCAGCGCGTACCCGGCGCTGGAGGTGATCGTGGTGGACGACGGCTCGGACGACGGGACCGCCGACATCGTGGAGCGGATGCGGCTGCGCGGGGTACGGGTGATCCGGCAGGCCAACGCCGGTAAGCCGGCGGCGCTGAACACCGGCATCCGGGCCGCCCGGGCGAATCTGCTGGTGCTGGTGGACGGGGACACCGTCTTCCAGTCGGACACCGTGCACCGGCTGGTCCAGGGCTTCGCTGATCCGTCGGTCGGCGCGATCAGCGGCAACACGAAGGTCGCCAACCGGCGTCGGCTGCTCGGCCGGTGGCAGCACCTGGAGTACGTGATCGGCTTCAACCTCGACCGGCGGATGTACGACGTGCTGGAGTGCATGCCGACCATCCCCGGCGCGATCGGCGCGTTCCGTCGCGAGGTGCTGCTGCGGGTGGGCGGGGTGCCGTCGGACACGCTGGCCGAGGACACCGATCTGACCATGAAGGTGCTCCGGGCCGGCTGGCGGGTGGTCTACGAGGAGTCGGCCATCGCCTGGACCGAAGCCCCGTCGTCGTTGCGCCAGCTCTGGCGGCAGCGCTACCGCTGGTGCTACGGCACGATGCAGGCGATGTGGAAGCACCGGCACGCGCTGCGCGAGTCGGGTGCCGGTGGCAAGCTGGGCCGACGCGGACTGCCGTACCTCACGGTGTTTCAGATCGTGTTGCCGCTGACCGCGCCGGCGGTCGACGTGTTCGCCGTCTACGGCCTGCTCTTCCTGCCCTGGTCGAGCCTCGCCCTGGCCTGGGCGGGGCTGCTGCTGCTCCAGGCGGCCACCGCCGGCTACGCGCTGCGCCTGGACCGGGAACGGTACGGCCCACTGTGGGCGTTGCCGTTGCAGCAACTGGTGTACCGGCAGCTGATGTACCTGGTGGTGGTGCAGTCGGTGGTCACCGCGCTGATCGGCAACCGGCTGCGCTGGCAGCGGATGGTGCGCACCGGCGAGGCGGCCGCGCTGGTCGGCGCCGGCCGCGGCTGA